Within Tenebrio molitor chromosome 3, icTenMoli1.1, whole genome shotgun sequence, the genomic segment GGCCCGGGCAATATATCACATCGCCTTAAACGACGAAAAATCTCCAACTAATTGTTCAAAACCCGACCTTTCATCCATTCATGCACTTCTGCAGAGGACCATCAATGTCTTCAATGAGCTGCTGCCCTTTTTGTCATTTGTTCACGCAACCGTAAAGCATAATAATATTGGGTTGGAACGCGTGGGTTAACCATGGACGACTCGTCTACAAAGTACCGAAAAATTACCACTCTGAGTCTCTGACCACTTTTCGTCGTCTTCCTGCTTTCAGGATTTTCCGGAAACTAAATAAATGCGAAGACATTCGAAGATTGgtctttttatctttttttcaattactaAACCGAAAAAAAACAACTGGTTAATGGTGCGAAAAACATCATCAACGTTGCTCTTTCGCTCTTTTTTCTGGGCCTTTGTTCGGATTTTCCATACCTacccttttttaaaatttttcttcttccCCCTTCCTCGCTCTCGCCGACGGGACGCCTTTGGCAGTTCCAGTTCCCACCAGCGGGGCTGCGTCCAACAGGTACCCGTCGTCGGTTTGGTGGGGCGAAGAAGAGGGGGTTGCGAGCATCTTTAAGAACTTGCGATACTTGCTCGGCCGTCATTTTATCCCGCGGAAGCAACAAGTGGCCAATCGATACGCGATGAAGAGCGACAGCAAGACCGCCACGTCCGAAAGTCGCAAAGTAAGCCGTCTCGACGCCGCTCGTCGAACTCTTCACTCATTCTCTTTTGTCACCAGGTCCGCAAGCCCCTCATGGAGAAGAAACGGCGAGCCCGCATCAACGACAGCCTCGACACCTTGAAGCGGATCCTCTTGGAGTCGAAGACGACGCCAAAGGAGCCCGCTGGGAAAAGGAGCGGACAGAGGACGGCGAAATTGGAGAAGGCCGACATCTTGGAGATGACGGTCCGGTACGTGCAGCACCTGAGGAACGAGTTGAATCAGAACGACGGGGTTCGGGATGAGGTGAAAGGGTGCGGAGCAGGCGCGGGGCTGAAGATGGGGGTCACGCTGATACCGACCAAACTGAGCAGTGGCGAAATCGTCTTCGTGATGCCGTCGAATCAGGATCAGGATGGGGATCGGTTCGCGATGAAGATCTCGGAAAATGTGTGGAGGCCGTGGTGACTGGTGCGGTTTGGcgacatttttgtaaaaagacTGTTTGATATTTGTGCTGTGATATTaagttgtaaataaattaattacgtctgccttttgtttttctttcgaACAAATCAAtcgtttttaatttcttacgtcaaatgtttttaatttcgtcAACTGATAAATAAGAACTTGTTATGAATTTCGtccaagtattttttttacaaattggcgtttttaatttctcataaaataaatgtgtacACAATTTATTCAGGTTTacattattcttttttttttttcatctctGCACTGAGTTAACTCCTTTACCTGTCAGCCAAGACACTTGTGAGTCTTGTGAGTAATTACTT encodes:
- the LOC138125824 gene encoding transcription factor HES-2-like, with translation MKSDSKTATSESRKVRKPLMEKKRRARINDSLDTLKRILLESKTTPKEPAGKRSGQRTAKLEKADILEMTVRYVQHLRNELNQNDGVRDEVKGCGAGAGLKMGVTLIPTKLSSGEIVFVMPSNQDQDGDRFAMKISENVWRPW